A portion of the Acidisarcina polymorpha genome contains these proteins:
- a CDS encoding MFS transporter: MVSSVTETQGPRRTLALTSLVHALHDGYTDMIYVLLPVWQAEFSLNYVALAVLRALYVGILAAFQIPSAHLAKRLNARTVLALGTILCATGYALVGFSGGLVGLCASLALAGAGGSTQHPLASAAVSRAYGVKARGPLGTYNFAGDLGKATLPPLLSLLLTVMHWRSTLWVAAGLGLLVAASILWLMPPVPAPPTELEIVAAPNLETPGRGGFKLLFVIGILDTAARMGFLLFLPFLLKTKGAPLTTVGLALSFVFIGGAFGKAVCGWLGVRLGLLATVLATEVGTAAAILALLVLPLGSSLILLPLLGVMLNGTSSVLYGTVPELVEPHKIERAFALFYTGILGSSALAPVLYGRVGDAVGLISAEVAPAITALAVVPLMLILSPRLKRPGVVC; the protein is encoded by the coding sequence ATGGTTTCTAGCGTCACTGAGACACAGGGGCCGCGGCGCACACTTGCGCTCACCAGTCTTGTCCACGCACTGCACGACGGTTACACGGATATGATCTACGTCCTCCTACCGGTGTGGCAGGCGGAGTTCTCGCTAAATTATGTCGCGCTTGCGGTTCTGCGCGCACTCTATGTAGGCATCCTAGCGGCTTTCCAAATCCCCTCCGCCCATCTTGCTAAGCGCCTTAACGCGCGGACTGTCTTAGCGCTCGGGACAATTCTCTGTGCTACAGGCTATGCTCTGGTCGGTTTCTCGGGCGGTCTCGTGGGATTGTGTGCATCACTCGCGCTGGCCGGTGCTGGCGGTAGCACGCAGCATCCGCTTGCTTCGGCCGCAGTTTCTCGCGCTTATGGCGTTAAAGCGCGAGGTCCACTCGGCACGTACAATTTCGCGGGTGATCTGGGAAAAGCGACGCTTCCGCCACTCCTCTCTCTGTTGCTGACCGTGATGCACTGGCGCTCGACATTATGGGTGGCCGCCGGCCTAGGCCTGCTTGTTGCCGCATCTATCCTTTGGCTGATGCCGCCAGTTCCGGCCCCTCCAACCGAATTGGAGATCGTCGCAGCACCTAATCTAGAGACTCCTGGAAGGGGTGGCTTCAAACTGCTTTTTGTCATAGGTATCTTAGATACCGCCGCCCGCATGGGCTTTTTATTGTTCCTGCCTTTTCTTCTCAAAACGAAGGGTGCACCCCTGACGACCGTCGGGCTCGCCTTGTCATTCGTTTTCATCGGCGGAGCTTTTGGCAAGGCTGTCTGTGGTTGGCTCGGCGTGCGTCTCGGACTGTTGGCAACGGTGCTCGCCACCGAGGTCGGTACAGCCGCAGCTATCTTGGCGCTGCTGGTTTTGCCTCTCGGATCGAGCCTGATCCTTTTACCCCTGCTCGGCGTCATGCTCAATGGCACGTCATCCGTACTCTACGGCACGGTTCCAGAGCTAGTGGAACCGCATAAGATTGAGCGAGCTTTTGCCCTTTTCTACACAGGCATTCTCGGATCGAGTGCCTTAGCGCCAGTGCTTTACGGTCGTGTGGGCGATGCGGTTGGCTTGATCAGCGCGGAAGTCGCGCCGGCTATCACGGCGCTGGCGGTTGTGCCACTGATGCTTATCCTCTCGCCCAGACTCAAACGACCAGGGGTCGTTTGCTAA
- a CDS encoding GMC family oxidoreductase, producing MPDTLPIASEESSFAFAQRVRANQSRLAAALQTWYDFIICGSGSSGSVVVRRLAENPHVRVLLLEAGGTDDIPQVMDPQQWVTNLGSERDWGYQAEPSSYVNGRRVPLTMGKTLGGGSSINVMVWARGHKNDWDFFAEESGDPAWSYESVLDIYRRIETYEGAPDIARRGLAGPMYVRNTSTLHPLNAAVLEAGQAVGIPRFDSPNGSMMEAAEGCSSTDLIIREGRRQSVFRSYVYPVMDRPNLTVLTGALVTSILFAGKKATGVEFAYEGKTRRIMAASEVVLSLGALNTPKLLMQSGIGDSDELGKFGIPIVEHLPGVGRNLQDHPSFGRVFQLPEPLLSGATFLGEAVVFGKSESGMATPDFAIFPLLVPFTSPENQERFHPSPNSWTLSSILLHPKSRGEVHLTGANPLDPLRIEANFLSNAEDMKAALAIMAICREIGMTDALKPFVTREAMPDDLGEDDLKDFIRNDCTNYRHQTCTAKMGRDAQSVVNAQLQVYGIDNLRIADGSILPRVTTGNTMAPCVVIGERAGEMIKKAYQL from the coding sequence ATGCCAGATACTTTGCCGATAGCCTCGGAAGAATCATCGTTTGCTTTTGCTCAACGCGTCCGAGCCAATCAGAGTCGACTCGCTGCTGCGCTGCAGACGTGGTACGACTTTATCATCTGCGGATCCGGCTCTTCTGGTTCCGTAGTCGTCAGACGGCTGGCTGAAAACCCACATGTACGCGTTCTCCTGCTCGAAGCTGGAGGCACGGATGATATTCCCCAGGTGATGGATCCCCAACAGTGGGTAACAAATCTTGGAAGCGAGCGGGATTGGGGGTATCAAGCTGAGCCAAGTTCATATGTCAATGGCCGCCGCGTTCCGCTTACGATGGGGAAGACACTGGGTGGTGGTTCCAGCATCAATGTTATGGTCTGGGCGCGCGGCCATAAGAATGATTGGGACTTCTTTGCTGAAGAATCGGGAGATCCAGCCTGGAGCTACGAATCGGTTCTTGATATTTATCGAAGAATTGAAACTTATGAAGGGGCGCCGGACATCGCGCGCCGTGGCTTAGCCGGGCCCATGTATGTTCGCAACACATCAACCCTGCACCCATTGAATGCGGCGGTGCTCGAAGCGGGACAGGCGGTAGGCATACCACGTTTCGACAGCCCGAATGGCAGCATGATGGAAGCTGCTGAAGGATGCTCAAGCACCGACCTTATTATTCGGGAGGGTCGACGGCAGTCTGTCTTCCGCTCTTACGTATACCCCGTAATGGACCGCCCAAACCTAACTGTGCTTACCGGGGCACTCGTCACGAGCATTCTCTTTGCAGGCAAGAAGGCCACGGGGGTAGAGTTCGCTTACGAGGGCAAGACTCGCCGTATTATGGCCGCTTCAGAGGTCGTGCTCTCTCTAGGCGCCCTCAATACACCGAAACTGCTGATGCAGTCAGGCATTGGTGACAGCGACGAACTCGGGAAGTTTGGCATTCCTATAGTGGAGCATCTTCCAGGTGTGGGCAGAAACCTCCAGGATCATCCCTCATTTGGACGGGTCTTTCAACTCCCGGAACCACTGCTATCAGGCGCCACTTTTCTGGGGGAGGCGGTCGTGTTCGGGAAAAGCGAGTCCGGCATGGCAACGCCTGACTTTGCGATCTTCCCCCTGCTCGTTCCTTTCACCAGTCCAGAGAATCAGGAGAGGTTTCATCCGTCTCCAAACTCCTGGACACTCTCCAGCATCCTGCTACATCCAAAGAGCCGCGGAGAGGTTCACTTAACAGGAGCAAATCCGCTCGATCCGCTGCGCATCGAGGCCAACTTTCTATCCAACGCAGAGGACATGAAAGCGGCTTTGGCAATCATGGCGATTTGCAGAGAGATAGGCATGACCGATGCTCTCAAACCCTTCGTAACAAGAGAAGCAATGCCAGATGATCTTGGAGAAGATGACCTGAAGGATTTTATCCGTAATGACTGCACCAACTATCGGCATCAGACTTGCACTGCAAAGATGGGCCGAGATGCCCAATCGGTCGTCAACGCACAACTTCAAGTTTACGGGATCGACAACCTGAGGATCGCAGATGGCTCTATTCTCCCGCGGGTCACTACGGGCAACACGATGGCGCCTTGTGTCGTCATCGGGGAACGCGCCGGAGAGATGATTAAAAAAGCTTACCAACTATAA
- a CDS encoding alpha/beta fold hydrolase, translated as MAETRHTYRISGKDVALEVYADGAGPALVVLPSYGRGAAEDFDFFANTLSAAGFKVLRPQPRGIAGSKGKMEGLSLHDQADDVALVIRELSDGKAVVLGHAFGHGVAKTVAADYPSLVTGVIVAAAQCSSVSPEIERTPHQACDLKAPVEERLAALRKGFFAPNHDATIWLNGWYPETMQMQVSSVGRTAADEFSRAGNAPLLEIIPDSDPFKPRPYWGELRQQLGDRVTTEIIADASHALFPEQPQRVAAMTIEWYRRLIS; from the coding sequence GTGGCCGAGACAAGACACACTTACCGCATTTCCGGCAAGGACGTCGCCCTAGAAGTTTATGCAGATGGCGCTGGTCCTGCGCTCGTCGTCCTCCCATCCTATGGACGCGGCGCAGCGGAGGACTTCGATTTCTTTGCCAACACGTTGAGTGCGGCCGGGTTCAAAGTTCTGCGCCCACAACCGCGCGGCATCGCTGGATCGAAAGGAAAGATGGAGGGCCTTTCACTGCATGACCAAGCAGATGATGTTGCTCTCGTCATCCGCGAACTCAGCGATGGAAAGGCAGTAGTGCTTGGCCACGCCTTCGGTCACGGGGTGGCAAAGACGGTTGCTGCAGACTACCCCTCACTTGTGACGGGAGTCATCGTTGCCGCAGCACAGTGCAGTTCAGTATCGCCAGAGATTGAGCGGACACCGCATCAAGCTTGCGATCTCAAGGCGCCTGTGGAAGAGCGATTGGCCGCGCTCAGGAAAGGTTTTTTCGCCCCCAACCATGATGCCACTATCTGGCTGAATGGCTGGTACCCGGAAACCATGCAGATGCAGGTGAGCAGTGTCGGTCGGACGGCCGCGGATGAGTTTTCTCGCGCCGGAAACGCCCCACTGCTCGAAATTATTCCTGATTCAGACCCGTTCAAACCTCGTCCGTATTGGGGAGAGCTACGCCAGCAGCTGGGCGATCGAGTTACGACCGAGATCATTGCCGACGCCAGCCACGCGCTTTTTCCTGAGCAACCTCAACGTGTAGCCGCCATGACCATTGAGTGGTACCGGCGTTTGATTTCCTAA
- a CDS encoding carboxymuconolactone decarboxylase family protein — translation MSDTQTHGNSTIRHPLPLPNDSAIQPLLTGAAAGLPPINVFRALANAPSLAPAYMQYFGHLFKPLELNARIERLVVLLTGKLSGCEYIWRQNVVVAKSLEISDEKITELHEGNLQAACFNADEVAAFKFATETIELIEVKDSTYSEAEKHFSPRALTEMLYVIGSYMFLARLIRTGGIPLDEQAAKVPDGFFH, via the coding sequence ATGAGTGATACGCAAACACACGGAAACTCGACCATAAGGCATCCATTGCCTTTACCGAATGACTCCGCTATCCAACCTCTCCTAACCGGGGCGGCAGCCGGACTTCCACCGATTAATGTATTTCGCGCACTTGCGAACGCACCCTCGCTTGCTCCAGCCTACATGCAGTACTTCGGACATCTGTTCAAGCCTTTGGAGCTCAATGCCCGGATTGAACGACTAGTTGTGCTTCTGACAGGCAAGCTTTCCGGTTGCGAGTACATCTGGCGGCAGAATGTCGTTGTAGCGAAGAGTCTAGAAATTTCCGACGAGAAGATCACTGAACTCCACGAAGGCAATTTGCAGGCGGCATGTTTTAACGCAGATGAAGTGGCTGCGTTCAAATTCGCAACCGAGACCATTGAATTAATTGAGGTCAAGGATTCGACGTACTCAGAAGCAGAAAAGCACTTTTCACCCAGGGCCCTTACCGAGATGCTCTACGTGATCGGCTCTTACATGTTCCTCGCTAGGCTCATTCGTACCGGTGGCATTCCTCTCGACGAGCAAGCGGCAAAAGTTCCGGACGGCTTCTTCCACTAG
- a CDS encoding S10 family serine carboxypeptidase-like protein, whose protein sequence is MTLSNGKTLAYTVQMGRVPIRAGGSDEVLANMFFVAYCVSSTEPRPITFLWNGGPGSPSSTLHLESIGPKLIAANGKTVDFRDTALASTDLVFVDAVGTGFSRVTRSEFSDQFYQMRGDVSAFTDFVRAWRLLFGVEEYPIYLAGESWGAFRAAAVALRLEKQGIQVAGIIAISGRPALPNARLDIVLRALRTVQQALAAQYHGKSSTDLPKDPVALQQLVHEWVMSTYVPALEHIDDLDHAQRDAIANRLSEFTGIPEREINRSNLMIYPHQFLTELLHDQRKVLDTYDMRQTTDMSPRENIQVEERYLRHDLGYITDLAYIDVDHVLNGFSPDDGGIQGPNAMWDYKKGFFSTYVSGDQLEREDDENLANGESPRGQETPDTAEAMALDSHLRLLIADGLYDSRSTCAISSEIVARQGPSLQSRIITRCYKGGHMFYLDPEVRRQFSEDLQQFTSDATLPRLPLTR, encoded by the coding sequence ATGACCCTTTCGAACGGCAAGACACTCGCCTATACCGTACAGATGGGACGCGTCCCAATCCGGGCGGGCGGTTCGGATGAGGTGCTGGCAAACATGTTCTTCGTCGCCTACTGTGTCTCTTCGACTGAGCCGCGGCCAATCACCTTCCTTTGGAACGGTGGACCTGGGTCTCCTTCCTCTACGCTGCATCTGGAGTCGATTGGACCCAAACTGATCGCCGCGAACGGCAAAACTGTCGACTTCAGAGATACGGCTTTGGCATCGACTGACCTGGTGTTTGTCGATGCTGTGGGAACAGGTTTCAGTCGGGTCACGCGGTCCGAGTTTTCGGACCAGTTTTACCAGATGCGCGGCGATGTGAGTGCCTTCACAGATTTTGTGCGCGCCTGGAGGCTGCTTTTCGGCGTGGAGGAATACCCAATCTATCTTGCGGGCGAGAGTTGGGGTGCTTTCCGAGCTGCGGCAGTCGCACTGCGGTTAGAAAAGCAAGGAATCCAGGTAGCAGGTATCATCGCCATCTCAGGCCGTCCAGCGCTTCCCAATGCAAGACTTGACATAGTCTTGCGCGCACTACGTACCGTTCAGCAAGCTTTGGCCGCCCAATATCACGGTAAATCCTCAACGGATCTTCCAAAAGATCCTGTCGCGTTGCAGCAGCTGGTCCATGAATGGGTGATGTCGACATATGTACCAGCGCTTGAGCATATTGATGACCTGGATCATGCGCAACGTGATGCTATCGCGAATCGACTCTCCGAGTTCACAGGCATACCTGAGCGTGAGATCAACCGATCCAATCTGATGATCTATCCACATCAGTTTCTTACGGAACTTCTCCATGACCAACGCAAGGTACTTGATACCTATGACATGAGACAAACAACCGACATGTCTCCCAGAGAAAACATTCAAGTGGAGGAGCGCTATCTTCGGCATGATCTCGGCTATATCACCGATCTGGCGTACATCGATGTGGATCATGTGCTCAACGGCTTTTCACCAGATGATGGCGGGATTCAAGGTCCGAATGCAATGTGGGACTACAAAAAGGGCTTTTTCAGCACCTACGTAAGTGGCGATCAACTCGAAAGAGAGGACGATGAGAACCTCGCCAACGGCGAATCCCCTCGTGGGCAGGAAACCCCCGACACCGCTGAGGCAATGGCCCTCGACTCTCATTTGAGATTGCTCATTGCAGACGGCCTCTACGATTCTCGATCAACTTGCGCGATCAGCTCGGAGATCGTAGCGAGACAAGGACCGAGTCTTCAGTCTCGTATCATCACTCGGTGCTACAAAGGGGGGCACATGTTCTACCTCGATCCGGAAGTGCGTCGGCAGTTCAGCGAAGATCTTCAGCAGTTCACCTCGGATGCAACTTTACCGAGATTGCCTCTGACACGATAG
- a CDS encoding carboxymuconolactone decarboxylase family protein, translating to MADPTFGRYSEIPLDSMTPEQRTGYDSIIKDRGICPGPYKIWVESPALMKLMIPMGVYYRSGSGLSEAEREIAVLVLLGKWGAAFPLSEHEWIAEGTSGYSKAGIPAEQVERVISGLPVSFEDNRQQVVYEIASTLVNSRYVPKGLYDRALKELGTNAISDLAVIMGYFTMVAFTLMFHDVPSFAEGLKR from the coding sequence ATGGCCGACCCAACGTTTGGAAGATATTCCGAAATTCCGCTCGACAGCATGACCCCGGAACAGCGTACAGGCTATGACTCGATCATCAAGGATCGCGGGATATGCCCAGGCCCATACAAAATTTGGGTAGAGAGTCCGGCCCTCATGAAATTGATGATTCCCATGGGGGTTTACTACAGGAGCGGATCGGGGCTTAGCGAAGCGGAACGAGAGATTGCTGTTCTTGTGCTCTTGGGAAAATGGGGCGCTGCGTTCCCACTTAGTGAGCACGAATGGATTGCTGAGGGCACCAGCGGGTACTCGAAGGCCGGGATTCCAGCCGAACAGGTCGAGCGCGTTATTTCTGGTTTACCGGTGTCTTTCGAAGACAACCGACAACAGGTCGTCTATGAGATAGCTTCAACTTTGGTGAATTCCCGTTACGTTCCAAAAGGGCTGTATGATCGCGCGCTCAAGGAACTCGGAACGAACGCCATATCAGACCTCGCCGTCATCATGGGCTACTTCACGATGGTCGCGTTTACGCTCATGTTCCACGACGTTCCTTCGTTTGCAGAGGGACTGAAACGTTGA
- a CDS encoding NAD(P)H-binding protein produces the protein MKALCHQGTAVRAMVRKKPDKPAFPNSVEIAIADFDDAPSLRRALEGIDRVFLVTPSSERVEEQQLRFLDLAGRANVKHIVYLSQLHAKEDSPVRFLRYHAAVESALKQSGIAFTNLRPNLYMQGLLLFRQMIATQNQIAAPIGDARVSIVDVRDIAAVAVSALTEDGHDGKPTTSPAPRHSPTQR, from the coding sequence ATCAAAGCTCTTTGCCACCAAGGAACTGCTGTTCGTGCAATGGTGCGCAAGAAGCCTGATAAGCCCGCATTTCCTAACAGTGTTGAGATTGCAATTGCTGACTTTGACGACGCCCCAAGTCTGAGGCGAGCACTCGAAGGTATTGACCGAGTCTTTCTCGTCACACCATCCTCAGAGAGAGTTGAAGAGCAGCAGCTGCGCTTTCTCGATCTAGCCGGCAGAGCCAATGTAAAACACATCGTGTATTTGTCGCAGTTACACGCCAAGGAAGACTCTCCAGTGCGATTCCTTCGCTATCACGCAGCCGTCGAGTCCGCCTTGAAACAGTCAGGCATCGCATTCACCAACCTACGTCCCAATCTGTACATGCAAGGCCTGCTGCTCTTCAGACAGATGATTGCCACGCAAAATCAGATTGCTGCTCCGATTGGAGATGCACGTGTGAGCATCGTTGATGTGCGCGATATCGCTGCCGTCGCAGTCTCCGCGCTCACAGAAGACGGACACGACGGAAAACCTACGACATCACCGGCCCCGAGGCACTCACCCACGCAGAGATAG
- a CDS encoding LysR substrate-binding domain-containing protein — translation MEIANIELRHLRYFVAVAEQESVSRAAKRLHVSQPPLSRQIRDLEAELGVALFVRDSRRLILTGPGEVFLSEARAVLQRFDDALVLTREFAKRDGIRIRVGHSSAASVEALPRILRAFQNLHPEAKIELRTMTTSQMIKLTNRGELDICLTIGEINPGLKDFAVEEIGSYGMLAGVPRQHPLARLDKIPLGDLAHEPIISVTLSDFQWYNGYVSRLLTPYNNSFKVAEEHDRAEGVIASVEAGRGVALFYDVLARTIGERLVLREVTPTPPRAPLVLFFRDDRRTPLTASFVKAAHVLRAI, via the coding sequence ATGGAAATCGCCAACATAGAGTTGCGGCACCTGCGGTATTTCGTCGCCGTCGCGGAACAAGAAAGCGTTAGTCGAGCGGCGAAGCGGCTGCATGTCTCGCAGCCTCCGCTGAGCCGCCAAATACGTGATCTTGAGGCCGAGTTGGGCGTAGCTCTCTTCGTAAGAGATTCAAGACGTCTGATCCTGACTGGACCAGGAGAGGTGTTCTTAAGCGAAGCTCGAGCCGTCTTGCAGCGATTTGATGATGCCTTGGTCCTCACAAGAGAGTTCGCCAAGCGTGACGGAATTCGGATCCGAGTGGGTCACTCGTCCGCTGCCTCGGTCGAGGCCCTACCGAGGATCCTGCGAGCATTCCAAAACTTGCATCCTGAAGCAAAGATCGAGCTTCGTACGATGACGACGAGTCAGATGATTAAGTTGACCAACCGCGGGGAACTCGACATCTGTCTGACCATAGGTGAAATTAATCCCGGTCTGAAGGACTTTGCTGTAGAGGAGATCGGTAGTTACGGAATGCTAGCCGGAGTTCCGCGCCAGCACCCATTAGCGCGGCTAGACAAAATTCCTTTGGGCGATTTAGCTCACGAACCGATCATTTCGGTCACGCTCTCCGACTTCCAGTGGTACAACGGCTATGTCTCTCGGCTGCTTACTCCGTACAACAACTCGTTCAAAGTGGCAGAGGAACACGACCGTGCCGAAGGCGTTATAGCATCCGTAGAAGCCGGACGGGGCGTCGCGCTCTTCTATGACGTTTTGGCCCGGACAATTGGGGAACGATTAGTCCTCCGGGAAGTGACGCCAACTCCGCCTCGCGCTCCCCTCGTGCTTTTCTTTCGGGATGATAGACGCACACCTCTCACTGCGAGTTTCGTCAAGGCGGCTCATGTCCTAAGAGCCATCTGA
- a CDS encoding aldehyde dehydrogenase family protein, with translation MSQKTSFATRMLIDGKLLEGERSMPVRDPATGETIADVGAASQGQAEAAIQAAKRAQPGWEALGWEKRKEFLLAFADAFRARADELAEVMVREQGKPKQEAIGEVAYTEAYIRHFAGLTIPIETIKEDREGSIKVYRKALGVVVGICPWNFPLVTPTAKLAAALMTGNTFVLKPAPTTPICALMLGELALHIFPAGVVNVIVDANDLGEFLTSHPDVAVVSFTGSTATGRKVMANGAARLKRLILELGGNDAAIVLKDVDVPNASQKIYNAAFYNAGQGCMLIKRVYAEGEIYDELCECLAELARKAVVGNGLDEGTQMGPLQNTAQFEKARHFLNVAHRDGRVVAGGTFSAGAGYFVAPTVVRDIEDGSELVDQEQFSPILPVVRIKSAEDGLVRANRSDYGLCGSIWTKDVSRARKLASQMQTGTVWINQHVNFGPHIPFGGAKQSGIGVEWGQLGLTELTQVTVINEAPQG, from the coding sequence ATGTCCCAGAAAACATCTTTCGCCACTCGCATGCTGATAGACGGCAAACTGTTGGAAGGAGAGCGCTCGATGCCAGTGCGCGATCCTGCGACAGGCGAGACGATCGCCGATGTTGGAGCAGCCTCGCAGGGCCAAGCTGAAGCCGCAATTCAGGCGGCCAAGAGAGCGCAGCCGGGCTGGGAGGCACTGGGCTGGGAGAAACGGAAAGAGTTTCTTCTGGCTTTTGCGGATGCGTTTCGGGCTCGTGCGGACGAACTTGCAGAAGTGATGGTCCGCGAACAGGGCAAGCCAAAGCAAGAAGCCATTGGCGAGGTTGCCTACACCGAGGCGTATATTCGGCATTTCGCAGGATTGACCATTCCAATTGAAACGATCAAGGAAGACAGAGAAGGCAGCATCAAGGTTTATCGGAAGGCCTTAGGTGTTGTTGTTGGAATTTGCCCCTGGAATTTTCCCCTAGTGACTCCAACGGCCAAGCTGGCCGCCGCGCTCATGACTGGAAACACATTCGTACTTAAACCGGCCCCGACGACGCCCATCTGCGCACTGATGCTGGGAGAACTGGCGCTCCATATCTTTCCAGCTGGAGTCGTGAACGTCATTGTGGATGCGAATGATCTCGGAGAGTTTTTAACCTCTCACCCTGACGTAGCAGTAGTGTCCTTCACAGGGTCCACTGCGACGGGTCGCAAAGTGATGGCGAATGGCGCGGCACGGTTGAAGCGTCTCATCCTGGAGCTTGGTGGAAATGATGCGGCAATCGTTTTGAAGGACGTCGATGTACCTAACGCTTCTCAGAAGATCTATAACGCAGCCTTTTATAACGCCGGCCAGGGATGCATGTTGATCAAACGCGTCTATGCCGAAGGTGAGATCTACGATGAACTTTGTGAGTGTCTTGCGGAGCTTGCTCGCAAGGCCGTTGTTGGCAATGGGCTGGATGAGGGGACACAGATGGGCCCCCTTCAGAATACCGCTCAGTTTGAAAAGGCCCGTCACTTTCTGAATGTCGCTCATCGCGATGGCAGGGTTGTCGCGGGAGGAACATTTAGCGCCGGTGCCGGCTATTTCGTTGCGCCAACAGTGGTCCGTGACATCGAAGACGGAAGCGAGTTAGTCGATCAGGAACAGTTCTCGCCCATCCTTCCTGTGGTTCGTATCAAAAGCGCCGAGGACGGATTAGTCCGAGCCAATCGGTCCGATTATGGACTATGTGGCTCAATCTGGACCAAGGATGTGAGTCGCGCGCGGAAACTTGCATCGCAGATGCAAACAGGCACTGTTTGGATCAACCAGCACGTAAACTTTGGTCCACATATCCCTTTTGGCGGCGCGAAGCAGTCGGGTATAGGTGTGGAATGGGGCCAATTAGGCCTGACTGAACTCACCCAAGTGACCGTTATCAACGAAGCGCCGCAAGGTTGA
- a CDS encoding NAD(P)H-dependent flavin oxidoreductase → MIERTLDRACKFAASLDAAIPILMAPMAGASPVSLAAAVSNAGGMGACGALLLSPASIASWAEEFRSESDGPFQMNLWVSDPAPIRDAASEHRQRTFLSTWGPAVPAESADAQLEDPQAQLQALLQARPRVISSIMGLFPPAFISEMKAHGILWFATATTVSEARAAAAAGADAIVAQGAEAGGHRGTFHAAEAEAESVGLFALLPQICDAVSLPVIATGGIADGRAIAAALVLGASAVQIGTGFLRCPEAKIHQAYSDRLARTEAHHTRLTRAFSGRTGRAIRNRYVEAAAADDAPVPAPYPVQRALTRGMRDEAFFTNDPERMQMWAGQAARYAKAEPATTFVRTLWNDAMDRFR, encoded by the coding sequence ATGATCGAACGTACCCTTGATCGTGCGTGCAAATTCGCAGCCTCGCTCGATGCTGCAATACCAATCCTAATGGCACCGATGGCTGGTGCTTCGCCGGTATCTTTGGCAGCGGCAGTTTCCAACGCGGGTGGAATGGGGGCTTGCGGAGCGCTTTTGCTGTCTCCGGCATCGATAGCCTCCTGGGCTGAGGAGTTTCGAAGCGAGAGCGACGGGCCGTTTCAGATGAACCTCTGGGTGTCCGATCCGGCCCCGATCCGTGACGCAGCATCGGAACACCGTCAGCGCACCTTCCTCAGCACCTGGGGACCGGCTGTCCCTGCCGAATCAGCCGATGCCCAACTCGAGGATCCTCAGGCACAATTGCAGGCCCTTCTTCAGGCCAGGCCAAGGGTAATCTCTTCCATCATGGGCCTCTTCCCGCCCGCTTTTATATCAGAGATGAAGGCTCACGGTATTCTCTGGTTTGCGACCGCGACGACGGTCTCCGAGGCTCGCGCAGCCGCGGCCGCTGGAGCGGACGCGATTGTGGCTCAGGGGGCGGAAGCGGGCGGCCATCGTGGAACGTTTCATGCAGCCGAAGCTGAGGCTGAAAGTGTCGGACTGTTCGCTCTCCTGCCCCAGATTTGCGACGCTGTGTCTCTCCCAGTGATCGCTACCGGCGGCATAGCGGATGGCAGGGCCATTGCAGCAGCTCTTGTCTTGGGTGCAAGCGCGGTCCAGATCGGCACAGGCTTTCTGCGCTGTCCTGAAGCGAAGATCCATCAGGCGTACAGCGACCGACTGGCGAGAACGGAAGCGCATCACACCCGCCTGACAAGGGCATTTTCAGGCCGTACGGGCAGAGCTATTCGAAACCGCTATGTCGAAGCGGCTGCAGCCGACGATGCTCCGGTCCCCGCGCCTTATCCCGTCCAGCGTGCGCTCACGCGCGGAATGCGAGATGAGGCATTCTTCACGAACGACCCCGAACGCATGCAGATGTGGGCCGGTCAGGCCGCGCGATACGCGAAGGCTGAACCCGCGACGACGTTCGTACGCACGTTGTGGAACGATGCTATGGATCGCTTCCGCTAA